One region of Thunnus thynnus chromosome 14, fThuThy2.1, whole genome shotgun sequence genomic DNA includes:
- the heatr5b gene encoding HEAT repeat-containing protein 5B isoform X2: MELAHSLLLNEDALAQITEAKRPVFIFEWLRFLDKVLVAANKVDVKEKQKKLVEQLTGLISSAPGPPTRKLLAKNLATLYSIGDTFTVFQTLDKCNEIIKSKDDTPAYLPTKLAAVACVGAFYEKMGRMLGSSFPDTINNLLKALKSAESQGRGEILLSLQKVLSGLGGAAASCHRDIYKNARSLLTDRSMAVRCAVAKCLLELQNEAVFMWTTELENMATLCFKALEGSNYGVRVAVAKLLGTVMATALMPKQAAVMRQNVKRATLEEVLELMATGFLRGGSGFLKSGGEMLKGGGSVSREVRVGVTQAYVVFVTTLGGQWLERNFATFLSHVLDLVSHPRATQTHVEAVYSRRCVSFMLRATLGGLLGEKAQIAAGKEICQAISKQMRAVEAVVNDISGENKAGASDVSASQHVMVCALKELGSLVQSLSATASPLIQEPSIGLLETVTSVLLHPSMAARLAAAWCLRCVAVALPYQLTPLLDRCAERINNLKSSPEAVSGYSFAMAALLGGVHQCPLGIPHSKGKLVVSIAEDLLRTAAQNSRLSLQRTQAGWLLLGALMTLGPSLVRYHLPKMLLLWRNVFPRSQKELEAEKARGDSFTWQVTLEGRAGALCAMRSFVAHCPDLLTEDVIRRLMTPIECAMTMMSHVPAIIKVHGAHLKASAAMVRLRLYDILALLPPKTYEGSFNALLRELVAEFTLTDNSANTTTSLLRSLCHYDDSVLMGSWLQETDHKSIEDQLQPNSASGSGALEHDPSSIYLRVPVGEAIPGPLPLGVSVIDASVALFGVVFPHVSFKHRLQMLDHFAECIKQAKGVRQQAVQLNIFTAVLSALKGLAENKSTLGPEEVRKSALALVMGALDNPNPILRCAAGEALGRMAQVVGEATFIARMAQTSFDKLKSARDVVSRTGHSLALGCLHRYVGGIGSGQHLKTSVSILLALAQDGSSHEVQTWALHSLALIVDSSGPMYRGYVEPTLSLVLTLLLTVPPSHTEVHQCLGRCLGALITTVGPELQGNGATISTIRSSCLVGCAIMQDHSDSLVQAAAISCLQQLHMFAPRHVNLSSLVPCLCVHLCSSHLLLRRAAVACLRQLAQREAAEVCEYAMSLAKRAGDNNTIKLNITETGLEGVLFGMLDRETDRKLCSDIHDTLGHMLSSLAVEKLSHWLKLCKDVLAATTDVGGAVTFEVEKDEEDSEKKDEMDDDTMFTGLGEDDKSKPSVAPRWVTRVFAADCLCRIILLCENADKTHFDLAAARSAQAKNPKGDLLVLHLSDLIRMAFMAATDHSNQLRMAGLQALEDIIKKFASVPEPEFPGHVILEQYQANVGAALRPAFSPDTPSDITAKACQVCSTWIGSGVVSDLNDLRRVHNLLVSSLDKVQAGKGSSSQLYSESATTMEKLAVLKAWAEVYVVAMKIKKEAESKPAKPVRSGDDDEDEDEDDLGADVLPPDSLIMLVQPELPSLSRLWLAMLRDYALLTLPAEFSSQLPPDGGAFYTPETIDTARLHYRSSWAPVLHAVALWLSSTGFGVGGEKDEVPSAPSKTPGIPPGASSTTKTFEESLKDRMHLMLGVSIEFLCFPRPEEPIEYVMSCLQALCTMLESPCAKTHIAEDQLLAVELLNVLHRLLLTRDPSAVQLQVTAVVQETIRAAQDHLQRQKTSKGKEEDGEKDSQLSLGEGGDTGELVPGKSLVFAAMELLVFILVRHLPQLNTRVKESPSHVPLRPQRLPEESARLVANTVSILAELPSLCSPAGGMTILPTVLFLITGVLRETAVKTADNSVPVPVSAALQGIKTIITSPLARVESLQTQWTGLVRSSLASVLEYSQPDESRPDMDEVSMLTAITLFLLSASSELVGVTVLQKGCMDRFRNALNSSDPWVQARCYQLLLSVFQHSSRALSTPYIHALAPLMVEKLKAVERSRPGTAAELQAVQEGIRVLENLVGMGEEQNRVQLLALLVPTLISYLLDENAISSAPQVSKSLHDFALQNLMRIGPLYPAAFKIVIGAAPELKTRLESAIRANQASSKAKAAARQAQPTVQAAPTIKLKTSFF; encoded by the exons ATGGAGCTGGCTCACAGTCTGCTGCTCAATGAAGATGCTTTGGCCCAGATCACTGAAGCCAAGAGGCCTGTCTTCATCTTCGAATGGCTCCGCTTCTTGGATAAAGTGCTTGTGGCAGCAAATAAG GTGGATGTGAAGGAGAAGCAAAAGAAGCTGGTGGAACAGCTGACAGGACTGATCAGCAGCGCTCCTGGTCCACCAACAAGAAAACTGCTGGCCAAAAACCTCGCTACCCTCTACAGCATTGGCGACACCTTCACTGTTTTCCAGACGTTGGATAAATGCAATGAGATCATCAAAAGCAAGGACGACACACCTGCGTACTTACCAACTAAACT TGCTGCAGTGGCATGTGTCGGAGCTTTTTATGAGAAGATGGGCAGGATGCTCGGAAGCTCCTTTCCAGACACCATTAATAATCTTTTGAAGGCATTAAAGAGTGCAGAG TCTCAAGGCAGAGGAGAAATCCTCCTCAGCCTGCAGAAGGTGCTCAGTGGACTGGGTGGAGCTGCAGCTTCATGTCACAGAGATATCTACAAGAATGCCCGCTCTTTACTCACAGACAGGTCCATGGCTGTGCGCTGTGCAGTAGCAAAG TGCCTGTTGGAGCTGCAGAATGAGGCAGTATTCATGTGGACCACAGAACTGGAGAACATGGCCACGTTGTGTTTCAAGGCCCTGGAGGGATCTAACTATGGCGTTCGGGTAGCGGTGGCCAAACTGCTGGGAACAGTCATGGCCACTGCCCTGATGCCCAAACAAGCAGCAG TGATGCGTCAGAATGTGAAGCGAGCCACTCTGGAGGAGGTGCTGGAGCTCATGGCCACAGGCTTTCTGCGTGGTGGATCTGGCTTCCTGAAGAGCGGAGGGGAGATGTTGAAGGGGGGCGGCTCTGTCAGCAGGGAGGTGCGGGTGGGAGTCACACAG GCCTACGTTGTGTTTGTGACCACACTCGGCGGTCAGTGGCTGGAGCGCAACTTTGCTACATTCCTGTCCCACGTTTTGGACTTAGTGTCTCACCCGCGGGCCACGCAGACTCACGTCGAGGCTGTGTACTCACGGCGCTGTGTCTCCTTCATGCTACGCGCCACCCTGGGGGGCTTACTTGGCGAGAAAGCACAAATTGCAGCCGGCAAAGAAATCTGCCAAGCCATCAGCAAGCAAATGAGGGCTGTGG AGGCAGTTGTGAATGACATCAGTGGAGAGAACAAGGCGGGGGCATCTGATGTCTCTGCCAGTCAGCATGTTATGGTTTGTGCCCTAAAAGAACTGGGCAGTCTAGTTCAGAGCTTGAGTGCCACAGCTTCACCGCTCATCCAGGAGCCTTCCAtag GACTCCTTGAAACTGTGACCTCAGTGCTGCTGCACCCAAGCATGGCAGCTCGTTTGGCTGCTGCATGGTGCCTGCGCTGTGTTGCTGTGGCGCTGCCCTATCAGTTGACCCCACTGCTGGACCGCTGTGCAGAGAGAATCAATAACCTGAAAAGTTCACCCGAGGCTGTGAGCGGCTACAGTTTTGCGATGGCTGCTCTACTGGGAGGCGTACACCAGTGCCCGCTGGGTATCCCCCATTCCAAGGGCAAG TTGGTGGTGAGTATAGCTGAGGACCTCCTGCGGACAGCTGCTCAGAACAGTCGACTCTCCCTGCAGCGCACACAGGCTGGATGGCTGCTGCTGGGGGCCCTCATGACTCTCG GTCCCTCCCTCGTACGCTACCATCTTCccaagatgctgctgctgtggaggaaCGTGTTTCCTCGCTCCCAGAAGGAACTGGAGGCAGAAAAGGCCAGAGGAGACTCCTTCACCTGGCAGGTCACCTTGGAGGGCCGAGCTGGAGCACTGTGTG CCATGCGTAGTTTTGTGGCCCACTGTCCTGACCTGCTTACTGAGGACGTAATCCGTAGGCTGATGACTCCCATTGAATGTGCCATGACTATGATGTCTCA TGTCCCTGCCATCATTAAAGTCCATGGTGCTCATCTGAAAGCAAGCGCAGCGATGGTGAGACTGAGGTTGTACGACATCCTGGCTCTATTGCCTCCCAAGACATATGAAG GCAGCTTCAACGCCCTCCTCAGAGAGCTGGTGGCAGAATTCACTTTGACTGACAACTCAGCCAACACCACCACCTCCTTGCTGCGCTCGCTCTGTCACTATGACGATAGTGTGCTCATGGGTTCCTGGCTTCAGGAGACTGACCACAAGTCCATAGAGGATCAG CTACAGCCCAACAGTGCGTCTGGCAGTGGAGCTCTGGAGCATGATCCCTCCTCCATATACCTGCGTGTCCCTGTAGGTGAGGCCATCCCAGGGCCTCTGCCTTTGGGTGTGTCAGTCATTGACGCTTCAGTGGCTCTGTTCGGTGTGGTTTTTCCCCATGTCTCCTTCAAACACAG GCTGCAGATGCTAGACCACTTTGCAGAGTGTATAAAGCAGGCTAAAGGAGTACGACAGCAGGCCGTCCAACTGAACATCTTTACTGCAGTGCTTAGTGCCCTCAAG GGTTTGGCCGAAAACAAGAGTACTCTGGGCCCTGAGGAGGTGCGTAAGTCAGCCCTGGCCCTGGTGATGGGAGCACTGGATAATCCCAATCCCATTTTGCGCTGTGCTGCTGGAGAGGCCCTCGGTAGGATGGCTCAGGTGGTGGGAGAGGCTACTTTCATTGCCAGAATGGCACAGACCAGCTTCGACAA GCTAAAGTCGGCCCGTGATGTAGTGTCAAGGACGGGTCATTCACTGGCTCTTGGCTGTCTGCATCGATATGTTGGAGGAATTGGCTCAGGCCAGCACTTAAAGACCAGTGTCAGCATCCTATTGGCTCTGGCCCAGGATGGATCCTCTCACGAGGTCCAG acCTGGGCTCTGCACTCTCTTGCTCTGATCGTGGACTCCAGTGGTCCCATGTACAGAGGCTATGTGGAGCCCACCCTCTCCCTGGTGCTCACACTGCTCCTCACTGTGCCCCCTTCTCACACAGAGGTGCACCAGTGTTTGGGCCGCTGCCTGGGAGCCCTCATCACCACTGTCGGACCAGAATTACAGG GAAACGGTGCCACTATCTCCACTATCCGCTCGTCCTGCCTGGTCGGTTGCGCCATAATGCAGGACCACTCTGACTCCCTGGTTCAGGCAGCTGCTATCTCATGTCTGCAGCAGCTGCACATGTTTGCTCCCCGTCACGTCAACCTGTCCAGCTTGGTGCCCTGTCTCTGT GTACACCTATGCAGCTCTCACCTGTTGCTGCGTCGTGCTGCTGTGGCTTGCTTGAGACAGCTCGCTCAGAGAGAGGCTGCAGAGGTCTGTGAGTATGCCATGAGCCTGGCAAAGAGGgcaggagacaacaacacaatAA AGCTTAACATCACAGAGACGGGTCTGGAGGGGGTTCTGTTCGGCATGCTGGATcgggagacagacaggaaactgtGTTCTGATATTCATGACACATTGGGTCACATGCTGTCGTCTCTTGCTGTGGAAAAGCTTTCTCATTGGTTGAAACTCTGCAAGGATGTCCTGGCAGCAACTACAG ACGTAGGAGGAGCTGTTACATTTGAGGTGGAAAAGGACGAGGAGGACTCTGAGAAAAAAGACGAGATGGACGATGACACCATGTTTACAGGTCTGGGCGAAGACGATAAGTCCAAGCCCTCTGTGGCACCACGCTGGGTGACACGAGTGTTTGCCGCGGACTGCTTATGCCGCATCATCCTGCTGTGTGAAAATGCAGACAAAACGCATTTTGACCTGGCAGCTGCCCGCTCTGCACAAGCCAAGAACCCCAAAG gGGATCTGTTGGTGCTCCATTTGTCTGACCTCATCCGCATGGCCTTCATGGCGGCCACAGACCACAGTAACCAGCTGAGGATGGCTGGCCTGCAGGCCCTGGAGGACATCATTAAAAAGTTTGCCTCTGTACCAGAGCCTGAGTTCCCAGGCCATGTAATCTTGGAGCAATACCAGGCCAAT GTCGGAGCTGCCCTCAGACCTGCATTCTCACCCGATACGCCGTCTGACATAACAGCTAAAGCATGCCAG GTGTGTAGTACATGGATTGGCAGTGGCGTAGTCAGTGACCTCAATGATCTGCGGCGAGTCCACAACTTGCTTGTGTCATCGCTGGACAAGGTGCAGGCTGGGAAGGGTTCATCCAGTCAGTTGTACAGTGAGAGCGCGACCACGATGGAGAAACTGGCTGTGCTCAAGGCATGGGCTGAG GTGTATGTGGTGGCGATGAAGATCAAGAAAGAGGCCGAGTCTAAGCCTGCCAAGCCAGTCCGAAGtggagatgatgatgaggatgaggatgaggacgATCTGGGTGCAGATGTGCTTCCACCTGACAGCCTCATCATGTTGGTGCAGCCAGAGCTGCCCTCTCTCAGCCGCCTGTGGTTGGCCATGCTCCGAGACTACGCTCTGCTCACTCTGCCTGCTGAGTTCTCCAGTCAGCTACCCCCTGATG gtgGAGCCTTTTATACGCCAGAGACTATAGACACAGCACGGCTCCATTACCGCAGCTCCTGGGCCCCCGTCCTGCACGCTGTGGCTCTGTGGCTGAGCAGCACCGGGTTCGGAGTTGGTGGAGAGAAGGACGAGGTTCCCTCAGCTCCCTCCAAGACTCCTGGCATCCCTCCAGGAGCCTCCTCCACCACTAAGACCTTTGAGGAGTCGCTGAAAGACAGGATGCATCTAATGTTAG gtgtCAGTATAGagttcctttgtttcccccggCCTGAGGAACCCATTGAATATGTGATGTCCTGCCTGCAAGCCTTGTGCACCATGCTAGAATCTCCATGTGCCAAGACCCACATTGCAGAGGACCAG CTTTTGGCAGTGGAGCTCCTGAACGTACTCCACAGGCTGCTGTTGACCCGGGACCCTTCTGCCGTCCAGCTTCAGGTCACTGCTGTAGTACAGGAGACCATCAGGGCTGCACAGGACCATCTTCAGCGACAGAAGACGAGCAAGG GCAAAGAGGAAGACGGCGAGAAAGACTCCCAGCTCAGCCTGGGGGAGGGAGGAGACACAGGGGAACTCGTCCCTGGCAAATCTCTAGTCTTTGCAGCCATGGAGCTGCTCGTGTTCATCCTGGTTCGCCACTTACCACAGCTTAATACACGTGTGAAGGAGTCACCCAGCCATGTGCCACTCAGGCCTCAGCGACTGCCTGAAGAGAGCGCGCGTCTGGTGGCAAACACAGTTTCCATCCTGGCAGAACTGCCCTCGCTCTGCTCCCCTGCTG GAGGCATGACCATCCTACCTACTGTGCTCTTCCTAATCACCGGGGtgctgagggaaactgcagtTAAGACAGCTGACAACTCGGTGCCTGTTCCTGTGTCCGCTGCCCTGCAGGGCATCAAGACCATCATCACCTCCCCACTGGCTCGGGTGGAGAGCCTGCAGACACAGTGGACCGGGCTTGTGAGGAGCAGCCTGGCTTCTGTACTCGAGTACTCACAGCCAG aTGAGTCCAGGCCTGACATGGATGAGGTCAGTATGTTGACAGCAATTACACTCTTCCTGCTGTCTGCCAGCAGTGAACTTGTAGGAGTGACGGTCCTGCAGAAGGGCTGCATGGACCGCTTCCGAAATGCCCTCAACTCTAGTGATCCCTGG GTTCAGGCTCGGTGTtaccagctgttgttgtcagTGTTTCAGCACTCCAGCCGTGCCCTGTCTACCCCATACATTCACGCTCTGGCTCCACTCATGGTGGAGAAGCTGAAGGCAGTGGAGCGCAGTAGGCCAGGGactgctgctgagctgcaggCTGTGCAGGAGGGCATCAGGGTCCTGGAAAATCTGGTCGGCATGGGTGAAGAGCAGAACC GGGTGCAGTTGCTGGCTCTTCTTGTTCCAACTCTCATCTCCTACCTTCTGGATGAAAATGCCATCTCGTCTGCGCCCCAAGTCTCCAAAAGCCTGCATGATTTTGCTCTTCAGAACTTAATGCGGATTGGCCCCCTCTATCCAGCTGCCTTCAAGATAGTAATTGGTGCAGCACCTGAGCTTAAAACCCGCCTGGAATCTGCTATACGGGCCAACCAGGCCAGCAGCAAAGCCAAAGCTGCAGCCAGGCAAGCTCAGCCAACTGTTCAAGCTGCACCAACCATCAAACTCAAGACAAGCTTTTTCTGA